The sequence below is a genomic window from Pirellulales bacterium.
TTTGAACCGCTGGCGCTGAGCGGAGTGTGGCGGTTCCACGAGCTGCTGCCGTTTGCTCCGCCGGAAAAGGTGGTCACGATCGGCGAAGGGCAGACGCTGCTTCAGCCGTCGAACGGCGTGGCGAAGTATGCCGGCCTCGCTCCTGGCCAGCTCTATTTGCAATACGAGGGGCTGAATCCATCCGGTAGCTTCAAAGACAACGGCATGTCGGCCGCGTTCACGCACGGTCGCTCGATCGGGGCTCGCCGCGCTGCCTGCGCCTCGACCGGCAACACCAGTGCTTCGCTGGCCCTTTACTGCGCGGTGACGCGATTGATGCGGGCGGTGATCTTCATCGGCTCGGGGAAGATCTCCTACGGCAAACTGTCGCAGGCGCTCGATTACGGGGCGCTCACCATGCAAATTGCCGGCGATTTCGACGACGCGATGCAGCGGGTGCAAGAGGTCTCGCAGCAGTTGGGCATCTATCTGGTGAACAGCGTCAACCCCTTCCGGCTCGAAGGACAGAAAACGATCATGTATCGCGTGCTCGAAGGGCTGCGATGGGAAGTGCCCGATTGGATCGTCGTGCCTGGCGGGAATCTGGGGAATTCGAGCGCATTTGGCAAGGCCTTCGCCGAGCTGCGCGAGATCGGCTTGATCGACCGCGTGCCGCGGCTG
It includes:
- the thrC gene encoding threonine synthase, which encodes MACGCGSLLDVCYDWDRARPPDSWSFFEQKWSRRFEPLALSGVWRFHELLPFAPPEKVVTIGEGQTLLQPSNGVAKYAGLAPGQLYLQYEGLNPSGSFKDNGMSAAFTHGRSIGARRAACASTGNTSASLALYCAVTRLMRAVIFIGSGKISYGKLSQALDYGALTMQIAGDFDDAMQRVQEVSQQLGIYLVNSVNPFRLEGQKTIMYRVLEGLRWEVPDWIVVPGGNLGNSSAFGKAFAELREIGLIDRVPRLAVINAAGANTLYELFENRNLRWNGGAPDMAICDNYCAELDAAGRRASTIASAIEINRPVNLTKCLRALDVCDGVVREVTDQEILDAKAQVGAGGLGCEPASAASVAGTKLLVSEGVIGRDERVVCILTGHQLKDPTATVAYHTTDQEQFNKVLGSRGVKRALFANRAVAVNNDLDEIIKAIQLYS